The following are from one region of the Nicotiana tabacum cultivar K326 chromosome 3, ASM71507v2, whole genome shotgun sequence genome:
- the LOC142176667 gene encoding secreted RxLR effector protein 161-like — protein MVLEKFKYWDFKEAKTPIYLNHTLVKDKGQSKSQLEYAKMLGSLMYIINCTRPDITCALSKLSRYTSNPNQTHWIAMKGVLGYLKYTQDYALHYNIYPAVIEGYSDANWITGSTETKSTSGYVFIIGGGALSWKSSKQTCIARSTMESKFIALD, from the coding sequence ATGGTTCTTGAAAAGTTCAAATATTGGGACTTTAAGGAAGCAAAAACGCCAATTTATTTAAACCATACTCTTGTAAAGGACAAAGGTCAAAGCAAATCTCAATTGGAATATGCTAAAAtgttgggaagtttgatgtacaTTATAAATTGTACACGACCTGATATAACTTGTGCATTAAGCAAGCTTAGTCGATACACAAGTAATCCCAACCAAACTCATTGGATAGCaatgaaaggagttttgggatatttgaaATATACTCAAGACTACGCATTGCATTACAATATTTATCCTGCAGTTattgagggatatagtgatgcaaattggatcaccggatcaaCGGAAACAAAATCCACAAGTGGATACGTGTTTATCATTGGTGGAGGAGCATTATCTTGGAAGTCATCCAAACAGACATGCATcgctcgctctacaatggagtcTAAGTTTATAGCTTTAGActag